The Herbaspirillum sp. DW155 genomic interval GGGCATCTTCATGGCCACGCTGGCGCGCTCGATGCCGCAGTTCGGCATGCTCGCCGTACTGGTGCTGTTGCCGCTGCAACTGCTGTCGGGCGGCTCCACGCCGCGTGAGAGCATGCCTGTACCGGTACAGGACATCATGCTGGCCGCCCCGACCACGCATTTTGTCGCGGCGGGGCAGGCCATACTGTACCGGGGCGCTGGCCTGGAAGTGATCTGGCCGCAACTGCTGGCCATCCTGGGAATTGGCCTGGTCCTGTTTGTAGCTGCACTGGGCCGGTTCAGGAAGACCATCAGCCAGATGGCGTGATGGCGGCGCGGGTGTGCAGAGACAGCGCCCGCGCAAGGAGATGGTTGATTAGCGATGTCATCGACAAGGAGCAAGCATCATGGATTTCAACAGCCCATCCACCTGGATACCCGTCATCAGCATTGCGCTGCTCCTGATCGGCTATGGCATGCGCGCCCGCGCGTGGGCGCCGTATTGCATGCTGGCGGGGGCGTTTGGATTGCTGGGGGTGTTGGTGTATCGGGTGTCGGTGGCGATAGGCTGAAGCAAGCTCTTTTGCTCAGCCACGAGGGATCGAGAGCACTGAAAACTCAGGCATGAAGCTCGCGTTCGGGTTCGACTGACAACCGCATGCCGACGGTCTTGAGTACTGCCAGCAGTGCCAACAACCCCGCTACGCGATCGTTCGGGGCCTCCAGTGATTCCATGGATGCCTTCAGATATTCGACTGCCAGAGCATGGTTCGCCCGGAGCTCGGCGATTTCCCGTTCATGATGGGAAACCGCTGCCTTGACCTTATTCATGTTTGCCTCCGCTTCCATTTTTCCGATAATCCATCCCGCATTTGAAATGCTTCGAACGCCCCTTGCCCATGAAGCAATCAGTTGTGCCAGCCATCAAAAAAATCGCCCCCTGTCAAACTGCACAGGGGGCGATCTCACAGTGAAGAGGAACCGGCGTCAGCCTTGCGAGCGCAATCCCGTCGCCTTGATGCGCGACTCCAGCACGCGTCCCTTGCGTGCGCGCTTGCCCACATGCGCCAGCAGCTTCTCGCCGCTCAAGGCAATTTCCTTGGGCTTGCTCATGTTGCCGGTGCCATAAACCACCACACCCTTCTGGCTGATGGCCTGGGCGGCGACCAGCTTCTCGTTCTTCTCCAGCTCCATCAGGTTCACGCCACGGCCACCGGAGGAGAGGGTTTTCATCTCGTCCAGGCCAAACACCAGCAGACGGCCGTTTGCCGAGACGCAAGCCACGGCGCTGGCGTCAGCGGCCACCACGCTGGGGGCCAGCGGCAGCGCACCTTCGTCCAGCGTGAAGAAACTCTTGCCCCCCTTGACGCGTCCAAACATGTCGGACGCCTTGGCGATGAAACCGGCCGCCGCATCAGAGGCCAGCAGCAAGGTGGTATCGGCCGGACCGGCAAAGTAATGCTGGATGCTGCTGCCGCTGGCCAGCTCGATCAGCGTCGTGACAGGCACACCATCACCGCGCGCATTGGGCAGCGCATTGACCGCAATCGTGTAGACCCGGCCGTTGGAGCCGAAGGCCAGCAGGTTGTCCACGGTGCGGCATTCGAAGGCACCATACAGGCTGTCACCGGCCTTGAAGGTGAATTGCGTCGCATCGTGGCCATGACCGGTGCGCGCGCGTACCCAGCCCTTCTGCGAAATGATCACCGTCACCGGTTCATCGATCACCTTCTGCTCGAAGGTGGCACGCTCGGCTTCTTCGATGATGGTGCGTCGGGCGTCGCCATAGGTCTTGGCGTCGCCTTCGATTTCCTTGATGACCAGCTTCTTCATCGAAGAAGGATTGTCCAGCAGGTCCTGCAGCGTGGTCTTCTCGCTGCGCAGCTCGGCCAGTTCCTGCTGGATCTTGATGGCTTCCAGTCGCGCCAGCTGGCGCAGGCGGATTTCCAGGATGTCTTCGGCCTGGCGGTCGGAGAGCTTGAAGGCGGCGATCAGGGCCGGCTTCGGTTCGTCGGATTCGCGGATGATCCGGATCACTTTGTCGATGTTCAACAGCACCGCTTCGCGGCCTTCCAGGATGTGGATGCGGTCGTTGACCTTCTGCATGCGGAACTGCGTGCGGCGCGTCACCGTCTCGAAACGGAAGCTGATCCACTCGGTAAGGATATCGGTCAGGTTCTTCTGGCGCGGACGTCCATCGCCGCCGATCATCACCAGATTCAGCGAGGCACTGGTCTCCAGCGAGGTCTGCGCCAGAAGCGTGTTCATGAACTCGGTCTGGTCCTGGTTCTTGGACTTGGGCTCGAAGACCAGGCGCACCGGTGCTTCGCGGCCGGACTCGTCGCGCACGGCGTCGAGCAGGCCGAGGATGGCGGTCTTCTGCGCCTGCTGTTCGGGCGTGAGCGACTTCTTGCCGAGTTTGAGCTTGGGATTGGTCAGTTCTTCGATTTCTTCCAGCACGCGCTGCGAGGAGACGCCCGGCGGCAGTTCAGTAATGACCGCCTGCCACTGGCCGCGCGCCAGGTCTTCGATCTTCCAGCGCGCGCGCACCTTCAGGCTGCCACGGCCGCTCTGGTACATCTCTGCGATGGTCGACTTCGGGGTGATGATCTGGCCGCCACCGGGGAAGTCCGGGCCGGGGATCAGCTCCATCAGCTCGGCATGCGTGATCTTGGGATTGCGGATCATCGCCACGGCGGCCCTCGCCACTTCGGTCAGGTTGTGCGAGGGGATTTCAGTGGCCATGCCCACCGCAATGCCGGAGGCGCCGTTCAAGAGCAGGAAGGGCAGGCGCGCCGGCAAGAGGCGCGGCTCTTCGGTGGAGCCATCGTAGTTGGGCTGGAACTCCACCGTGCCCATGTCGATTTCATCGAGCAGCAACTTGCTGATGGGCGTCAGGCGCGCTTCGGTGTAGCGCATCGCCGCGGCACCGTCGCCATCGCGTGAACCGAAGTTGCCGTGGCCGTCGATCAGGGGATAGCGCAGCGAGAAATCCTGCGCCATGCGCACCAGCGCGTCATACACCGACTGGTCGCCGTGCGGGTGCAGCTTGCCCAGCACGTCGCCGACCACGGCGGCGGACTTGCGCGGCTTGGCTGCGGCGTTGAGCGCCAGTTCATTCATCGCGTAGAGGATGCGGCGCTGCACCGGCTTCTGGCCATCGGCGACATCAGGCAGGGCGCGGCCCTTGACCACCGAGATCGCGTAATCGAGATAGGCGCGTTCGGCGAAGGTGGAGAGCGTCAGCGATTCGCCATCGGGCGTCGCCGGAGCTTGGTCAAACAGGGTCGGTTGATCGGTCATGGAGCTTGTCTTGTTGTGTTCGGTTTGACTTGGTTAATCGTTGATGGCCGCTTCGCGCGGCGGCAGCGTCACCTTCAGGCGCGCATTGCCGCCGTTACCGGCAGCGGCGGCGCGCTCGCCGGAAGCCAGGCGCAGCGCACCGGGCGGGCGATACAGTTCATAGAAACGCGACACCAGCCGCACATAGCCCTGGGTCTCGGGATAGGGCGGGATCTTGTTGCCATACTTCTGCACCGCGCCTTCACCGGCGTTGTACGACGCGATGGCCAGTTCCACATGCTGCGGGAACATCGCCATGAGGTCGCGCAGGTAGCGCGCAGCCAGGCGGATGTTGATCTTCGGGTCGGTCAGCTTCTGGTGCAGGGTCTTGCGGCGGTCGCCTTGCAGGCCATAGCGCTCGGCCGTGTCGGGCAGGATCTGCATCAGGCCCACCGCGCCCTTGCTGGAGACGGCCGTGGCATTGAAGCCGGACTCGGCCGTCATCACGGCCTTCAACAGCGCCGCATCCAGACCGAATTCGCTGGCCGCTTCGGTGAGCAGGCTGTCGTACTTGCGCGCATCGCGATGGGCCAGCATGGTCTTGACGAAAGGCGGATCGGCCGGCGTCACCGCTTCCTTGCTGCCCGGATGATTGAGCAGCGATGCACTGCTGGCCATGAGCTTGTCCGGGTCGTCGAGATTCTGCGCATAGAAGTGGACCGCGCCATCGGCATCGGTGTACCGGTACACAATGGTCTTGGACTTCTTTGCGCCCGCAACCGTACCGGTACTGTCCTTGCCACTGTCTGCTGCTTCCACCCGCATGTGCTGTACACCATCGGCATCGGTGTACCGGACCACTTGTTGCGACTGTACCGGTCCAGTGCACAGCAGTGTCAGGCCGCCCAGGAGGGCGGTGGCGAACACGCGGGCAGGCAGGAACGCGGCGCGGCGCATGTCAGAT includes:
- a CDS encoding lytic transglycosylase domain-containing protein; the encoded protein is MRRAAFLPARVFATALLGGLTLLCTGPVQSQQVVRYTDADGVQHMRVEAADSGKDSTGTVAGAKKSKTIVYRYTDADGAVHFYAQNLDDPDKLMASSASLLNHPGSKEAVTPADPPFVKTMLAHRDARKYDSLLTEAASEFGLDAALLKAVMTAESGFNATAVSSKGAVGLMQILPDTAERYGLQGDRRKTLHQKLTDPKINIRLAARYLRDLMAMFPQHVELAIASYNAGEGAVQKYGNKIPPYPETQGYVRLVSRFYELYRPPGALRLASGERAAAAGNGGNARLKVTLPPREAAIND
- the parC gene encoding DNA topoisomerase IV subunit A, which codes for MTDQPTLFDQAPATPDGESLTLSTFAERAYLDYAISVVKGRALPDVADGQKPVQRRILYAMNELALNAAAKPRKSAAVVGDVLGKLHPHGDQSVYDALVRMAQDFSLRYPLIDGHGNFGSRDGDGAAAMRYTEARLTPISKLLLDEIDMGTVEFQPNYDGSTEEPRLLPARLPFLLLNGASGIAVGMATEIPSHNLTEVARAAVAMIRNPKITHAELMELIPGPDFPGGGQIITPKSTIAEMYQSGRGSLKVRARWKIEDLARGQWQAVITELPPGVSSQRVLEEIEELTNPKLKLGKKSLTPEQQAQKTAILGLLDAVRDESGREAPVRLVFEPKSKNQDQTEFMNTLLAQTSLETSASLNLVMIGGDGRPRQKNLTDILTEWISFRFETVTRRTQFRMQKVNDRIHILEGREAVLLNIDKVIRIIRESDEPKPALIAAFKLSDRQAEDILEIRLRQLARLEAIKIQQELAELRSEKTTLQDLLDNPSSMKKLVIKEIEGDAKTYGDARRTIIEEAERATFEQKVIDEPVTVIISQKGWVRARTGHGHDATQFTFKAGDSLYGAFECRTVDNLLAFGSNGRVYTIAVNALPNARGDGVPVTTLIELASGSSIQHYFAGPADTTLLLASDAAAGFIAKASDMFGRVKGGKSFFTLDEGALPLAPSVVAADASAVACVSANGRLLVFGLDEMKTLSSGGRGVNLMELEKNEKLVAAQAISQKGVVVYGTGNMSKPKEIALSGEKLLAHVGKRARKGRVLESRIKATGLRSQG